AGATGCAGAGTTTACTCCTAGAAGATTAGGAGACCCAGCAGCAGTTGTGGCTTCTAGTGAAAAAGCTAGAACAATTTTAGGATGGGAACCTGAGTACACAGAGGTATCTAAAATAATCTCTACCGCTTGGAATTGGTATAAAGCCTTATAATCTGTTATAATAAGAAAAAATGTTTTAAGAGGAAGGAGATAGTTTTGGAATTAAGAGAAGTTTTAAAGAAGTTAACTAAAAAAGATCTACTAGATAACCTAGGAATTTACGGGGTGAAAATGCCTCAATCAGCTTTAAAGGACAGAATGATCGATGGATTAATGGAGTTCTTAGAAGCTAAGGAAAATAAAGAGGTAGTTGAAGCCACAGAAAGAAAAGCTAGAATAATACTAGGTGCAATTAACTTCTATGGAATTATTGAAGGTAAGGATTTAAATGGATTCCTTGAGGCTGTAGATGAAAATATGGAATGTGAAGAGATGAAGGATTTCATAAATAAATACTACCTACTAAAAAATGAAGTAAAATATAATGAGGAAGAGGATTTATATATTTCAACTTTAGTTGAAGATGAAAAGGCTCTTTTAAGTGAAATGGCTAAGGCAAAGGAGTTAAAATATAATCTTTTACCTACTTCAGAATATATTAAATATAGTGAAAAAGATTATCTTGGGAAAATCCCTGGATTTGATAAATTAGAAAAAATTGTTGGAAAAGAAAGAGTTGTAAAATTAATACTAGCTTCTAAAAATGATAAGAATCCAACTGACATTATCCAAGACTTTGTTAAGGGGTTAACAATGGCAACTAAGGAAGATGCAGAGGCTCTTATAGATGAGGGAATGAAAATGATAAACAATGTACCTCTTTGGGTTTTAAAGGGATACACTGCAAAGGAAATAGTAAGTTCTCTTAAGGAGAAAAAGGTTGGAAGAAATGAGCCTTGTCCTTGTGGAAGTGGAAAAAAATATAAAAAGTGTTGTGGGAAATAGAATCTAAAAAATAAATGGGGGAAAGGAATATGGTTAAAAGAACTTTAGCTATAATGGCAGCAGGAATGGGTAGTCGTTATGGGGGGCTAAAACAGATTGATCCAATAGGACCAAAGGGAGAGATTATAATGGAGTATTCCATCCATGATGGGATAAATGCAGGTTTTAATAGGGTTGTATTTATTATTAAGGAGGAAAATTATAATCTCTTCAAGGAAACCATAGGGGATAAAATTTCTAAAATAGTTGAAGTGGCCTATGTATTTCAAGATAGTAAAAATCTTCCAGAAGGGAGAGTTAAACCTTGGGGTACGGCCCATGCTATTTTATCCTGTAAAGAAGTTATAAATGAGCCCTTTGCGGTTATAAATGCTGATGATTTTTACGGGGCAAGAAGCTTCAGGTTAATTTATGATTTTTTAAATACCAATGGAGATCCTAATACCCATTGTATGTCAGGGTTTACACTAGATAGAACCCTAACTGAAAATGGGGCTGTGGCCAGAGGTATATGTGAAATAGATGAAAATGAAAATCTATTATCTATAGTTGAGCGGACAGAGATAAAAAAAGATAACCATATGGTTGTATACAGGGATGGAGAAAATTGGAATGAAATAGATGGAAAATCCATAGCTTCTATGAATATATGGGGCTTTAAACCTAGTATATTTAAAAAATTAGAAGAGGAATTCCCAAAGTTTCTTCAAAGAAATAAAGGCAATATATTAAAGGCTGAATTTTATATACCCTCTGTGGTAGATACTCTTATTAAAAACAATGAGGGAAAGATAAAGGTATTAAAAACTCCAGAGCAGTGGTATGGGGTTACCTACAGAGAGGATAGGGATTTTGTAAAAAATGCCATCAGTAGAATGAAGGCCTATAGATTAAAGGAATTGGTAAAACATTTCCAACTAGAAGGGAAGTTTTTAAAGGGGATTGGTCACAATTCGGGACATATTAACGACACCTTCGTAATTGAAGTTTTGAATTTAGAGGGAAGAATAAAAAGATATATTTTTCAAAGAATAAACACTAAAATTTTTAATAATCCAGAGAAACTTATGGAGAACATAGAGAAAATAACAACTCATATAGGAAAAAAGGTAGAAGCCTTAGGTGGAGACCCATTAAGAGAAACTTTAACCATAGTAAAAACCCTAGATGGGAAAAATTTCTATGTGGATGAGGACAATGAAGTGTGGAGAATGTATCACTATATAGAGGGAGCTAAAACCTATATGAAGGTGGAAAAACCTGAGCATATGTATAAAACAGGAAAAGCTTTAGGAAAGTTCCAAAAACAACTTTCAGATTTTCCTGTGGAAGACCTATATGATACACTGCCTAATTTTCATAATACTGCCATGAGATTTGAAAACTTTAAAAGAGCTCTAGAAAATAATAGAGCAGGAAGAGTTGACCTTGTAAGGGATGAAATACAGTTTATTCTTTCAAGGGAAAAGGATACTAGGGTTTTAATAGACCTTTTAGAAAAGGGAAAACTACCTCTTCGGGTGACTCACAATGATACTAAGTTTAATAATATTATGATAGATGAGGCAACAGATGAGGGAATTGCAGTTATTGATTTAGATACTGTAATGGGAGGTTTATCCCTTTATGATTTTGGTGATTCCATGCGTTCAGGGGCAACAACAGCCCTAGAAGATGAGGAGGACCTAAGTAAGGTGAACTTCAGTATGGAGCTTTTTGAGGAATATACAAGGGGATTTTTAGAGACAGCAGGGGATACCCTAAATAAAGAGGAACTAGATCATTTGGCCTTTTCAGCAAAGGTGATAACCTTAGAACAAGCAATACGTTTCCTAGGAGATTATTTAGATGGGGATATCTACTATAAAATATCTAAGGAGAATCACAATCTCATTAGAGCAAGGAATCAGATTAAGCTTGTGAAGGATATGGAAGCCAATATGGAAAGCATGAAGGATATAGTCAATAAATATAGATAAAAGTTGGTGATGTTTTTGGCGTTCATAAAAAACCTATTTAGCAAGTTAGCAAGGAAAAAAGAGGATAAAGAAGAGCTTCCTAAGGAGTTAGGATGTAATTGTAATAATTGTGATAAGGAGGAAAAGGAGAAAAATCCTAAAACCCTATGTATTCACATAGATCCCTTACCTTGTGAACCAAACCCATTTTTCCAATGTAAAGAGGAATTTACAAAGTTTTTCACAGAGTTTGAAAGTAAAATAACAACAGTTTATAGATATTACAATATGAACAATATATTCTTAAAGGAGTATCTATCTAGATCAAAGGAAGCTCTTCAAGCTTCTAGGGAAAAAAGAGATGAGAATTTTTCAAGATATAGTAGTTGTTACTTTATAAATAATAATTCCTTTAAGGATATTCACTATATGAGCACTCTTATGAATATATATATGGCCTTTGAAACTCTTTTAAAGAGTATATCTAAGGATGTGGCCTATGATAAAAATATGAGTATAGAGGATGTACAGGAAAAAAATATGCCATATTTAAATGGATATATGAGTTTTTTAGAGGAAAACTTTGAGAAAAAGGGGCTTTTTTCAGGAAGAGAAAATGAGTTTGTAAATATAATTAGAAAAATTAGAAATGACTATATACACGATTCCATGACAGAGATTCCAGAGGGAATGGAAAGAGATATAGTTAAACTATTTAACTTAAGAGAGGGAAAACGTATTACAGTAGATGATATGTTGATTAATAATACCTTCTCTATATTTGGAGAGATTGCTGGTAAATTAGAAAAGGCGTACTGGGCATATAAAAGAGATTATTTAAATACAGTTATAAAATAGGATGGGTAACACCATCTTATTTTTTACAGAAAAATAGAGAAAAGGGGGGAAAGGAAATGTTAGTTGTAGTTAGGGGGGCTGGAGATATAGCCACAGGAACCATACATAGACTCCATAGATGTGGATTTAAAGTTATGGGTTTAGAGGTGGAAAATCCTTCAGCAATTAGAAGGGAAGTATCTTTTTCTGAAGCTATTTACGAAGGTGTAACTTTAATAGAAGGGGTTATAGGAAGAAGAGCCAAAACCTTAGAAGAGATAAATAAAGCCTTTGAAAGAGGAGAGGTGCCAATAGTTGTAGATAGGGATGGGGTGTGGATTGAAAGATTAAAACCCCATGTAGTAGTAGATGGAATTTTGGCCAAAAGAAATTTAGGTACAAGTAAGGATATGGCTCCTATAACCATAGGATTAGGTCCTGGGTTTGTTGCAGGAAGAGATGTGGATATAGTAATAGAAACCATGAGAGGTCATGATTTGGGAAAACTTATTTTTTCTGGAAAGGCCATGGAAAACACAGGAACTCCTGGACTAATAGGAGGAGTTAGTAAGGAAAGGGTAATTTACTCTGAAAATAGTGGAATATTTAGGGATGGGCTTAAAATTGGAAGCCAAGTTATGAAGGGCGATATTTTAGGATATATTGATGATACTCCTCTTTTAGCACCAATAGATGGAGTTTTAAGAGGGATAATAAGAGATGGATTTTTAGTGAAAAAGAGATTTAAAATAGGAGATATAGACCCAAGAAGGGAGGAGGAGAAAAACTCCTTTACTATTTCAGATAAGGCTAGAGCCTTAGGAGGGTCAGTCTTAGAGGGAATTTTATACTTACATTGTCTAAGGGGGAAGGAAAATGGAAAGGGATATATTAGAGAGATTAAGTTTAGAGGTTAAAAATGGAAAGGCAGGGGTGTTAATAACTTTAACTGAAACACAAGGTTCTGTACCTAGAAGGGCAGGGGCTATAATGGCCATTGTAGGAGAGGAAGTATTAGGAACCATAGGTGGAGGAAAATTAGAGTATGAGGTTATAAAACTTGGGAAAAAAGCTTTGGAAGATGGGAAAAGCCAGGAGTTTTCCTATGTACTAACTCCAGAGGAATCTCTAGGAATGAGTTGTGGAGGAAGTGCTAAGGGGTTCATAAAGGTGTTTAAGCCTCAATATAAGCTTATTATAGCTGGTGGAGGTCATATTGGTAGGGCTTTAAACTACCACTGCAAAAATTTGAATTTTAAAGTTACTGTGGTAGATGATAGGGAAGAACTAAGGGGAACTATGGACAATATTGTTATAGGAAACTATAGTGATGTTTTAAAAAACCTAGAGGTAGATGGAGAAACCTATTGTGTAGTGGTAACAAAGGGGCATCCCACAGACAATGAGGCCATGTTGGCCTTAATTGGAAGGGGAGCTAGATATATAGGAATGATAGGAAGTAGGAAAAAAAGTGCAGGAACCATGGCAACTTTAAGGGAAAATGGGATTCCTCAAGAGGAAATAGAAAAATTATATACCCCTGTGGGATTAAATATTTCAGATGGAACTCCCGAGGAGATAGCCCTAGAAATTTTAAGTGAAATATTACTTTTGAAAAATAGAGGAACTTTAAACCATAGGAGGGATGTAAAAAAATGTTAACTCATTTTGATAGAGATGGAAAAGCTATAATGGTAGATGTTACTGAGAAAAAATCCACAGAGAGAATAGCCCTTGCCACAGGGACTATAACCATGAACAAGGAAACATTTCAAGTGGTGAAAAATGGTAATGCTAAAAAGGGAGATGTTTTAGGAGTAGCTAGAGTTGCAGGAATTATGGGAAGTAAAAAAACAGGGGAACTTATACCCATGTGTCACCCACTTTTTTTAACAGGGTGTAAAATAGATTTTCACTTAGATGAGGAAAATAACTCTATAGATGTAAAGTGTGAAGTTAAAACCTATGGACAAACAGGGGTAGAAATGGAAGCTTTAACTGGGGTAAATATAGCTCTTTTGACCATATATGACATGTGTAAAGCCATGGATAAAAGAATGACAATTTCTAATATACACTTAGAAAGTAAAATAGGTGGAAAATCAGGAGAGTTTAAATATTAAATGGAAAAAGAAAAGGGAGCTAGGCTCCCTTTAATTATTTTCCTCATCACTATTTTCTAGTCTTTTCATCATATGATACATTTCCTTATGTCTTTCAAGGTATTTAAGCCTACCTTTTTGATGACGCTCTCTAACTGTGTTAATAATAGGGAGTAAAAATCCAGCCACAATACCAGCAGAAAATCCATTATTATATAGATTTAATCCACCGTGGATGATTCCTATACTTTGTACCACAGCAAAGTGTAACCAACCAGCCACAATACCCCAGAACACTCCATAAACTCCAGCTATAGGGGCAAGAGATGTTCCAAATAACCCTGAAAGGGCAATTACAAAGGTATCACTAGTAGAACCAAAGTGTGCTAGGTATACTCCTATTAAAATAGGAACAGTATTAAATATATGTTTTCCATAGGCAGAGAATCCAACTATGGTAAGGATACCAGCTAAAAGTGGCCCATTTAAAGTTTCACCTATTAAAATAGGGTAAGCCATGGCAACAAAGCCCATAATTCCCATATTGATAAAGGTCAATCCATAACCATATTTAACTACAAAATCTGATTTTAAACCTGTGTCCTTTAAAAGAGATTTGTATCCCTTAAAGGACTTATCATTTATGTAAAATCCTATGGCTATTAAAAGTAAAAATGTACCTATACATATCATCTTCAGAGCAAAATCATACTCAGTAGAGATGATTCTTTGAGGTTTTATATTGAATTTATAAAGTTTCATAATTGAAGCTAAAACTGCTCCTAAAATTCCCCCTGTAAATCCTAAGTTATATAGGTTAAATCCTTCGTGAAATCCAGCCATTTTCTTAGCTAGGGGAGTTACAATAAATCCGATAATACCTCCTAAAACTATGGCATTTACATAGGATAAATCATTGAACTTATCCACACTGAAGGCCACCTCACTTATAAATGGGGCTAGGGCACTAGTAAAGGATATGGTAACAATAACGTCCTTAAAATTAATCCCCTCATATTTACTATAAAGAATTCCCCCTACATATATGGGTAAAATATTTAGAATATTTTTCCCGAAAAAGGAAAATCCAAATACAGTGAAAAATGAGGCTAAAACTATTCCTGTTATTTCAACTTTTAGAAGTTTAATAAGTGAGTAGTTAAATAAAAATACCAAAAAGGCATTTAGGAAGGTTGCACCAATTCCACCTAACACAAGGAAATCTGTTATTAAAACAGTTTGTGATGTTAAAATAGTAATAAACCCTGTGATTACCTTTTCTCGCCGATTTATAACAAACAAAATAAATAGAGCTACCAATATACCTATAAGTAAAGTGGTTAGAGCTCTTATTTTCTTTGACCTTTCTCCTTTAAAATTGTCCAATAGACATTCCCCCTTTGTATTTTGTATACAATAAAATTTTATTATGTTTTAGGAGAAAAATCAACTTAATTCTAGTTAATAAAGAAAGGAATTCCTTGGGCTTTAAACTGCTCCTTTTCTTCCTTTAAATACTTATCTGTTAACTTTTCAAATCCTCCATTTTTCTTGTATTCCTTTAGGAAGGAGTTGATCTCTTTTCCTAATTTTTTATCCTGTTTTCTATAACCGATTCCCCAATATTCATTAGAGGTTTGGAATTTCTCTAAAATAGGAGTTGTAGTATCTTTATAGTTTTTCCAATTTTTGTATATGGACATAGGGTCATATATAAAGGCATCTACCTTATGTTGAGAAACTTCTAAAACAGCAGCAGTTTCCTTTTGGAAAACTAAAATTTCAGCCTTAGGGAAATATTCAGTTGCAACTAGATGACCAGTAGTTCCATTTTTTACAGCAATTTTCATACCAGGAGCATTTAAATCCATAGGATGTTTAACCTTAGACTTATTAGAAGCTAATATGGTTAAAAAGGAATTGGCATA
The window above is part of the Cetobacterium ceti genome. Proteins encoded here:
- a CDS encoding transporter substrate-binding domain-containing protein encodes the protein MKKIFLIFLSIFLFNMSFSQEKPLVVGMELAYPPFETTDTQGNPTGFSVDLAKDLGKYLGRPVVIENMAYGGLIPSLMTKKIDIILSSMSITKEREKAISFSDPYANSFLTILASNKSKVKHPMDLNAPGMKIAVKNGTTGHLVATEYFPKAEILVFQKETAAVLEVSQHKVDAFIYDPMSIYKNWKNYKDTTTPILEKFQTSNEYWGIGYRKQDKKLGKEINSFLKEYKKNGGFEKLTDKYLKEEKEQFKAQGIPFFIN
- a CDS encoding DUF1576 domain-containing protein, with protein sequence MDNFKGERSKKIRALTTLLIGILVALFILFVINRREKVITGFITILTSQTVLITDFLVLGGIGATFLNAFLVFLFNYSLIKLLKVEITGIVLASFFTVFGFSFFGKNILNILPIYVGGILYSKYEGINFKDVIVTISFTSALAPFISEVAFSVDKFNDLSYVNAIVLGGIIGFIVTPLAKKMAGFHEGFNLYNLGFTGGILGAVLASIMKLYKFNIKPQRIISTEYDFALKMICIGTFLLLIAIGFYINDKSFKGYKSLLKDTGLKSDFVVKYGYGLTFINMGIMGFVAMAYPILIGETLNGPLLAGILTIVGFSAYGKHIFNTVPILIGVYLAHFGSTSDTFVIALSGLFGTSLAPIAGVYGVFWGIVAGWLHFAVVQSIGIIHGGLNLYNNGFSAGIVAGFLLPIINTVRERHQKGRLKYLERHKEMYHMMKRLENSDEENN
- the moaC gene encoding cyclic pyranopterin monophosphate synthase MoaC, with translation MLTHFDRDGKAIMVDVTEKKSTERIALATGTITMNKETFQVVKNGNAKKGDVLGVARVAGIMGSKKTGELIPMCHPLFLTGCKIDFHLDEENNSIDVKCEVKTYGQTGVEMEALTGVNIALLTIYDMCKAMDKRMTISNIHLESKIGGKSGEFKY
- a CDS encoding XdhC family protein, which gives rise to MERDILERLSLEVKNGKAGVLITLTETQGSVPRRAGAIMAIVGEEVLGTIGGGKLEYEVIKLGKKALEDGKSQEFSYVLTPEESLGMSCGGSAKGFIKVFKPQYKLIIAGGGHIGRALNYHCKNLNFKVTVVDDREELRGTMDNIVIGNYSDVLKNLEVDGETYCVVVTKGHPTDNEAMLALIGRGARYIGMIGSRKKSAGTMATLRENGIPQEEIEKLYTPVGLNISDGTPEEIALEILSEILLLKNRGTLNHRRDVKKC
- a CDS encoding phosphotransferase gives rise to the protein MVKRTLAIMAAGMGSRYGGLKQIDPIGPKGEIIMEYSIHDGINAGFNRVVFIIKEENYNLFKETIGDKISKIVEVAYVFQDSKNLPEGRVKPWGTAHAILSCKEVINEPFAVINADDFYGARSFRLIYDFLNTNGDPNTHCMSGFTLDRTLTENGAVARGICEIDENENLLSIVERTEIKKDNHMVVYRDGENWNEIDGKSIASMNIWGFKPSIFKKLEEEFPKFLQRNKGNILKAEFYIPSVVDTLIKNNEGKIKVLKTPEQWYGVTYREDRDFVKNAISRMKAYRLKELVKHFQLEGKFLKGIGHNSGHINDTFVIEVLNLEGRIKRYIFQRINTKIFNNPEKLMENIEKITTHIGKKVEALGGDPLRETLTIVKTLDGKNFYVDEDNEVWRMYHYIEGAKTYMKVEKPEHMYKTGKALGKFQKQLSDFPVEDLYDTLPNFHNTAMRFENFKRALENNRAGRVDLVRDEIQFILSREKDTRVLIDLLEKGKLPLRVTHNDTKFNNIMIDEATDEGIAVIDLDTVMGGLSLYDFGDSMRSGATTALEDEEDLSKVNFSMELFEEYTRGFLETAGDTLNKEELDHLAFSAKVITLEQAIRFLGDYLDGDIYYKISKENHNLIRARNQIKLVKDMEANMESMKDIVNKYR
- a CDS encoding YecA family protein, translated to MELREVLKKLTKKDLLDNLGIYGVKMPQSALKDRMIDGLMEFLEAKENKEVVEATERKARIILGAINFYGIIEGKDLNGFLEAVDENMECEEMKDFINKYYLLKNEVKYNEEEDLYISTLVEDEKALLSEMAKAKELKYNLLPTSEYIKYSEKDYLGKIPGFDKLEKIVGKERVVKLILASKNDKNPTDIIQDFVKGLTMATKEDAEALIDEGMKMINNVPLWVLKGYTAKEIVSSLKEKKVGRNEPCPCGSGKKYKKCCGK
- the yqeB gene encoding selenium-dependent molybdenum cofactor biosynthesis protein YqeB; translated protein: MLVVVRGAGDIATGTIHRLHRCGFKVMGLEVENPSAIRREVSFSEAIYEGVTLIEGVIGRRAKTLEEINKAFERGEVPIVVDRDGVWIERLKPHVVVDGILAKRNLGTSKDMAPITIGLGPGFVAGRDVDIVIETMRGHDLGKLIFSGKAMENTGTPGLIGGVSKERVIYSENSGIFRDGLKIGSQVMKGDILGYIDDTPLLAPIDGVLRGIIRDGFLVKKRFKIGDIDPRREEEKNSFTISDKARALGGSVLEGILYLHCLRGKENGKGYIREIKFRG